Proteins from a single region of Streptomyces sp. Tu 3180:
- a CDS encoding GntR family transcriptional regulator yields MAPKWRELADRLAEQIRNGEYAPGAQLPQIRDLVEAGEGSKSTVHAAYKALEAEGLVTSSRGHGTVVRERAPLKRLGIARYDKAKWRDGDEVAFIADRVASGRTYKRNEQTQTVNRVPASAVVAQAHGLPEGAEVYARARVVKEGSQPTHTLTSYYRPEHVEGTRIVDPTPGPAGRGGGFRVLYDAGYEIDHMQETLFARIPTADEVQLLQLAPGEWVVELHRTTYTADGTVVEFAIGVHAATRFSWTYDFKVPDSAKAEGESK; encoded by the coding sequence ATGGCGCCCAAGTGGCGGGAGCTTGCGGACCGACTGGCCGAACAGATCAGGAACGGCGAGTACGCGCCCGGTGCCCAGTTGCCGCAGATCAGGGACCTGGTGGAAGCGGGCGAAGGCTCGAAGTCCACGGTCCATGCGGCCTACAAGGCGTTGGAGGCCGAAGGGCTGGTCACGTCATCGCGCGGACACGGCACGGTCGTCCGTGAGCGGGCACCGCTCAAGCGGCTCGGCATCGCGCGCTACGACAAGGCCAAGTGGCGGGACGGCGATGAAGTGGCGTTCATCGCGGACCGCGTGGCGTCCGGACGTACGTACAAGCGGAACGAACAGACCCAGACCGTCAACCGTGTGCCGGCGTCGGCCGTCGTCGCCCAGGCGCACGGTCTGCCGGAAGGCGCGGAGGTCTACGCACGTGCACGCGTGGTCAAGGAAGGCTCACAGCCAACGCACACGCTGACCAGCTACTACCGCCCCGAGCACGTGGAAGGGACGCGCATCGTCGATCCGACGCCGGGGCCCGCCGGCCGGGGGGGTGGCTTCCGTGTCCTGTACGACGCCGGGTACGAGATTGACCACATGCAGGAGACGCTGTTCGCGCGCATCCCCACGGCGGACGAAGTCCAGCTCCTACAACTTGCGCCGGGCGAATGGGTGGTGGAGCTGCACCGGACGACGTACACGGCCGACGGCACCGTGGTGGAGTTCGCGATCGGCGTTCACGCGGCGACGCGCTTCTCCTGGACGTACGACTTCAAGGTCCCCGACTCAGCGAAAGCGGAGGGCGAGAGCAAGTGA
- a CDS encoding YdcF family protein, whose amino-acid sequence MISAQAWADAQRLWDFQQMRHELRPCSVAIGLGSHDLGVADTTADLYHRGMMPLIVFTGATSRTTRDRMPRGEAEHYRERAMELRVPADVILVEPRARNTGENIRFSRALLEEHRAAVSSVLLVSKPYEERRAYATARKLWPEIEWVSASTPMTLADYVDSIGDARLVIDMLAGAQQRLMIYPQQGFMIEQRVPDDVAAAYERLRDAGFTSRLVADTAERK is encoded by the coding sequence GTGATCTCAGCACAGGCATGGGCCGACGCTCAACGGCTCTGGGACTTTCAGCAGATGAGGCATGAACTACGCCCATGCTCTGTCGCGATCGGACTCGGCAGTCATGACCTCGGAGTCGCGGACACAACTGCTGATCTCTACCACCGGGGCATGATGCCGCTGATCGTCTTCACCGGGGCGACCAGCCGCACTACACGCGACCGCATGCCGCGCGGCGAGGCTGAGCACTACCGCGAGCGGGCGATGGAACTGAGAGTGCCGGCCGATGTCATCCTCGTTGAACCGCGGGCCCGGAACACAGGAGAGAACATCCGCTTCTCTCGCGCACTCCTCGAAGAGCACCGGGCCGCTGTGTCGTCCGTCCTGCTGGTCAGCAAGCCGTACGAGGAACGACGGGCCTACGCGACCGCACGCAAACTGTGGCCCGAAATCGAGTGGGTCAGCGCGTCCACACCTATGACCCTGGCTGACTACGTCGACTCGATCGGAGACGCACGTCTGGTCATCGACATGTTGGCCGGCGCGCAGCAGCGGCTCATGATCTATCCGCAGCAGGGATTCATGATTGAGCAGCGCGTACCCGACGACGTGGCCGCAGCGTACGAGCGCCTGCGCGACGCCGGGTTCACGAGCCGACTCGTGGCAGACACCGCAGAGCGGAAGTGA
- a CDS encoding DNA-processing protein DprA, with protein sequence MITDGQMRLLALCSIRVEGKSVDWALIARCALKGHLDALCDGNIPEESPAARKSLPILRHGLRTPLSEHTSRIDEELRLAEKVGARLTTVLDNSYPENLRSLQDLPPFLFFRGDLNAEADRRAVAVVGTRDASEIGLSRAKRVARELGEAGFTISSGLARGIDTAAHKTALHFERRTLAVLGTGITRCYPKENAGLLEEIAQSGVVLSQFWPSRSPGRDTFPRRNHVTSGISLGSVVIEASRTSGAKMQARVASEQGRHVLLLRSLVDTQEWARKMVEAGRATIVDSTAQIIERLHDSRPSHREPLTEQLRLDVE encoded by the coding sequence GTGATCACCGATGGCCAGATGCGCCTCTTGGCGCTTTGCTCGATTCGCGTAGAAGGTAAAAGCGTCGACTGGGCCCTCATCGCCCGATGCGCCCTCAAAGGCCACCTTGACGCCCTATGCGACGGGAACATTCCCGAGGAATCACCAGCGGCAAGGAAATCTCTACCCATCCTGCGCCATGGCCTCCGCACTCCTCTCAGCGAACACACCTCCCGCATCGACGAGGAGCTTCGCTTGGCGGAAAAGGTTGGAGCCAGGCTAACTACTGTGCTCGACAACAGCTATCCCGAGAACCTTCGCAGCCTCCAAGACCTCCCACCCTTCCTGTTCTTCCGGGGTGACCTGAACGCAGAGGCCGATAGGCGCGCAGTGGCTGTAGTCGGCACTCGGGACGCGTCAGAGATCGGATTGTCGCGAGCCAAAAGGGTAGCGCGAGAATTGGGCGAGGCCGGATTCACCATCTCATCTGGTCTCGCGCGCGGCATCGATACTGCCGCGCACAAAACAGCATTGCATTTCGAGCGTCGCACTCTCGCCGTCCTGGGTACCGGGATCACACGTTGTTACCCCAAAGAAAATGCCGGACTCCTGGAGGAAATCGCACAATCGGGAGTCGTCCTGTCTCAGTTCTGGCCGTCCCGCTCTCCTGGCAGGGACACCTTCCCAAGGAGAAACCACGTCACGTCTGGAATTAGTCTGGGCAGCGTAGTGATCGAAGCCTCCCGAACTTCCGGAGCTAAAATGCAGGCGCGTGTCGCCTCCGAGCAGGGACGGCATGTCTTACTGCTGCGTTCGCTGGTGGATACACAGGAGTGGGCCCGCAAGATGGTGGAAGCCGGCCGAGCAACGATCGTAGACAGCACCGCCCAGATAATCGAACGCCTGCACGACTCGCGCCCATCTCATCGCGAACCCCTTACGGAGCAGTTGCGCCTCGACGTAGAGTGA
- a CDS encoding DUF3578 domain-containing protein has product MDDLLSKVLELQPSWTATNTEEMKKRGAIIRQHLPDLLREAKPRLTAALGVPPSDLGVEGRDGTGLKSEIPWVRVFGREQSPSSTTGWYVVYLFSASGRRVYLSLNQGTTIWTGGVFKARRVEDLRARVDWARPLLAEATAERPDLHETIELDARTPLGRGYGPGNVLAIEYEREHLPPQKILLEDLLFMTGLLGILYAAERLTPYIPGDPTPEVLEAEQSAAKTAGRRTPGGARPRRAGQGFLLTSGERRAIERHSVGMATEHFEAQGWKVKDVGDKESFDLLLTRGERRLHVEVKGTTSAGLEVILTRAEVEKQRKYYPDNALVVVHSIELDRTGEEPATSGGVLHCTSPWAVEDADLTVISYAYRTQVGRQSSGDVVGEQGLFPPGVPQQRQAQGEPQAADGGRSPL; this is encoded by the coding sequence GTGGATGATCTCCTGAGCAAGGTCCTTGAGCTTCAGCCGTCTTGGACGGCGACGAACACGGAAGAGATGAAGAAGCGAGGCGCCATCATCCGACAGCACCTGCCCGATCTCTTGAGGGAGGCCAAGCCCCGGCTGACTGCCGCGCTCGGGGTTCCGCCCAGTGACCTCGGTGTCGAGGGGCGTGACGGTACGGGGCTGAAGTCGGAGATCCCGTGGGTTCGAGTGTTCGGGCGCGAGCAGTCGCCCAGTTCAACCACCGGGTGGTATGTGGTCTACCTGTTCAGCGCCTCTGGTCGACGGGTCTACCTGTCTCTGAATCAAGGGACGACGATTTGGACGGGAGGCGTGTTCAAGGCACGCAGGGTCGAAGACCTCCGGGCCCGCGTCGACTGGGCCCGGCCGCTACTGGCGGAAGCTACAGCCGAGCGCCCAGACCTCCACGAGACCATCGAACTGGACGCTCGGACACCCCTGGGACGGGGCTACGGTCCTGGAAATGTGCTGGCCATTGAGTACGAGCGAGAGCACCTGCCCCCGCAGAAGATCCTGCTGGAAGACCTCCTCTTTATGACCGGACTGCTCGGCATCCTGTACGCCGCAGAGCGGCTGACCCCTTACATCCCCGGGGACCCGACTCCAGAGGTGCTAGAGGCCGAGCAGAGTGCGGCGAAGACCGCCGGACGGCGCACCCCGGGCGGCGCGCGGCCGCGCAGGGCGGGACAGGGCTTCCTGCTCACGTCCGGTGAGCGGCGAGCTATCGAGCGGCACAGCGTCGGCATGGCCACCGAGCACTTCGAGGCGCAAGGGTGGAAAGTCAAGGACGTCGGCGACAAAGAGTCCTTCGACCTCCTGCTCACAAGGGGCGAACGACGGCTGCACGTCGAGGTCAAGGGAACGACCTCCGCAGGGCTGGAGGTGATTCTCACCCGTGCCGAAGTCGAGAAGCAGCGGAAGTACTACCCCGACAACGCGTTGGTCGTCGTGCACTCGATCGAGCTGGACCGTACGGGGGAGGAGCCGGCGACTTCGGGGGGTGTCCTCCACTGCACGTCACCGTGGGCCGTGGAAGACGCAGATCTCACGGTGATCTCGTACGCGTATCGAACCCAGGTGGGCAGGCAGTCGTCCGGCGACGTGGTCGGGGAGCAGGGCCTGTTTCCCCCAGGTGTCCCCCAGCAGCGGCAGGCGCAGGGAGAACCGCAGGCCGCAGATGGTGGAAGGAGCCCGCTGTAA
- a CDS encoding NAD(P)H-binding protein — protein MRIVIAGGHGQIALRLERLLVARGDEAAGIIRKPEQADELRQLGAEPIVLDLESASVEEVAERLAGADAAVFAAGAGPGSGAERKETVDKAAAVLFADAAVRAGVRRFVIVSSMGADPAHEGDEVFDVYLRAKGEADAYVRGLDALDWTILRPGMLTDDAGTGLVRLEARTGRGPIPRDDVAAVLAELVDTPATAGLTLELISGPAPVSVAVKSVAGN, from the coding sequence ATGCGCATTGTCATCGCTGGTGGTCATGGTCAGATCGCGCTGCGCCTCGAACGGCTGCTCGTGGCGCGCGGGGACGAGGCGGCGGGGATCATCCGCAAGCCCGAACAGGCCGACGAGCTGCGGCAGCTGGGCGCCGAACCGATCGTGCTCGATCTGGAGTCGGCCTCGGTGGAGGAGGTCGCGGAGCGGCTGGCGGGCGCGGACGCGGCGGTGTTCGCGGCGGGAGCGGGCCCGGGCAGCGGGGCGGAACGCAAGGAGACGGTGGACAAGGCGGCCGCGGTCCTCTTCGCCGACGCGGCGGTCCGCGCGGGCGTACGGCGCTTCGTGATCGTGTCGTCCATGGGCGCGGACCCGGCGCACGAGGGGGACGAGGTCTTCGACGTGTACCTGCGCGCCAAGGGCGAGGCGGACGCGTACGTACGCGGCCTGGACGCCCTGGACTGGACGATCCTGCGCCCCGGCATGCTCACCGACGACGCCGGCACCGGCCTGGTCCGCCTGGAGGCCCGCACGGGCCGCGGCCCGATCCCGCGCGACGACGTGGCCGCCGTCCTGGCGGAGCTGGTGGACACCCCCGCGACGGCCGGCCTGACCCTGGAGCTGATCAGCGGTCCCGCGCCGGTGTCGGTGGCGGTGAAGTCGGTGGCGGGCAACTGA
- a CDS encoding amidohydrolase family protein: MPDSQPQPPPHPPSSSPLAGPADPAPLLLCGARLTDGRTVDVRLDGGRIEAVGTAGSLAADGTRACGTRVDLTGYLLLPAPAEPHAHADTALSADTGGPVSHDPRDVQRRTAQAALLQLGHGATALRAHVRVGDVAGLGALTAVLRARRSLRGLTELTTVAMPRLLTGVAGADGLAVLRDAVKMGASAVGGCPDLDPDPTGYVEAVLEVASEHGCPVDLHTDADDPARLARFAVMAGGLRPGVTLGPCGGLSRLPGEVAARTADQLAANGVTVVCLPQGGCGGADRRDTPPVRLLRSAGVRVTAGSGALRDVSNPVGRGDPLEAAYLLASRHGLPAEDAYDAVSASARAALGLPEVRVEAGFPAELLAVRGDRLSGALSLAYSRVVVHQGRVVARTSAVREYCGPAAVDPGLPRQGRGQAF; this comes from the coding sequence ATGCCCGACAGCCAGCCGCAGCCACCGCCCCACCCGCCGTCCTCGTCGCCGCTCGCGGGTCCGGCCGACCCGGCCCCGCTCCTGCTGTGCGGCGCGCGGCTCACCGACGGGCGGACCGTGGACGTGCGGCTGGACGGCGGGCGCATCGAGGCGGTCGGTACGGCCGGCAGCCTGGCGGCGGACGGCACGCGCGCGTGCGGCACCCGGGTCGACCTCACCGGCTACCTGCTCCTGCCGGCCCCGGCCGAGCCGCACGCCCACGCCGACACGGCCCTGTCCGCCGACACCGGCGGCCCCGTCTCCCACGACCCCCGGGACGTCCAGCGCCGGACGGCGCAGGCCGCGCTGCTCCAGCTCGGGCACGGGGCGACGGCGCTGCGGGCCCACGTGCGGGTGGGCGACGTGGCCGGACTCGGCGCGCTGACCGCCGTACTGCGGGCCCGGCGTTCACTGCGCGGGCTGACCGAACTGACCACGGTGGCCATGCCCCGGCTGCTGACCGGGGTGGCCGGGGCGGACGGCCTCGCGGTGCTGCGGGACGCGGTGAAGATGGGCGCGTCCGCGGTGGGCGGCTGTCCGGATCTCGACCCCGACCCCACGGGGTACGTGGAGGCGGTCCTGGAGGTCGCCTCCGAGCACGGCTGCCCCGTCGACCTGCACACGGACGCCGACGACCCCGCCCGCCTGGCCCGGTTCGCGGTGATGGCCGGCGGGCTTCGGCCGGGGGTGACCCTGGGCCCGTGCGGCGGCCTCTCCCGGCTCCCCGGCGAGGTCGCCGCGCGGACCGCGGACCAGCTCGCGGCGAACGGGGTGACGGTGGTGTGCCTCCCGCAGGGCGGCTGCGGCGGCGCCGACCGCCGGGACACGCCTCCGGTGCGGCTGCTGCGCTCGGCGGGCGTGCGGGTGACCGCCGGGAGCGGTGCCCTGCGGGACGTGTCGAACCCCGTGGGCCGCGGCGATCCGCTGGAGGCGGCGTACCTGCTGGCCTCACGCCACGGGCTGCCCGCGGAGGACGCCTACGACGCGGTGAGCGCGTCCGCGCGGGCCGCCCTGGGACTGCCCGAGGTGCGCGTGGAGGCGGGTTTCCCGGCCGAGCTGCTGGCCGTGCGCGGTGACCGGCTCTCCGGGGCGCTGTCGCTGGCGTACAGCCGCGTCGTGGTGCACCAGGGGCGGGTGGTGGCGCGGACGAGCGCGGTGCGGGAGTACTGCGGTCCGGCGGCGGTGGATCCGGGGCTGCCGCGGCAGGGGCGGGGCCAGGCGTTCTGA
- the rpmG gene encoding 50S ribosomal protein L33 has product MAATDVRPKITLACVECKERNYITKKNRRNNPDRLEMKKHCPRCNAHTAHRETR; this is encoded by the coding sequence GTGGCTGCCACCGACGTCCGCCCGAAGATCACGCTGGCCTGCGTGGAGTGCAAGGAGCGGAACTACATCACCAAGAAGAACCGGCGTAACAACCCGGACCGTCTTGAGATGAAGAAGCACTGCCCGCGTTGCAACGCGCACACCGCGCACCGCGAGACGCGATAA
- a CDS encoding MaoC family dehydratase N-terminal domain-containing protein, which yields MALDQSFVGRTYPPTEPYEVGREKIREFAEAVGDANPAYTDAEAAKALGHPDVIAPPTFVFAITFKAAGQVIADPRLGLDYSRVVHGDQKFSYVRPVRAGDRLTVTSTIESIKSMAGNDILDIRGEVHDEAGEHVVTAWTKLVARAAEEA from the coding sequence ATGGCGCTCGACCAGTCCTTCGTGGGGCGGACCTACCCGCCCACCGAGCCTTACGAGGTGGGCCGGGAGAAGATCCGTGAGTTCGCCGAGGCGGTGGGGGACGCCAACCCGGCGTACACGGACGCGGAGGCCGCCAAGGCGCTCGGCCACCCCGATGTGATCGCCCCGCCGACCTTCGTGTTCGCGATCACCTTCAAGGCCGCCGGGCAGGTCATCGCCGACCCCCGGCTCGGGCTGGACTACAGCCGGGTGGTGCACGGGGACCAGAAGTTCTCCTACGTCCGTCCGGTGCGGGCCGGCGACCGGCTCACGGTCACCTCGACCATCGAGTCGATCAAGTCGATGGCGGGCAACGACATACTGGACATCCGCGGCGAGGTGCACGACGAGGCCGGCGAGCACGTCGTGACCGCCTGGACCAAGCTGGTGGCCCGCGCGGCCGAGGAGGCGTGA
- a CDS encoding MaoC family dehydratase yields the protein MTAKISYADVEVGTELPAQTFPVTRATLVRYAGASGDFNPIHWNEKFAKEVGLPDVIAHGMFTMAEAIRVVTDWAGDPGAVVEYGVRFTKPVVVPNDEQGAVIEVSGKVAAKLDDNTVRVDLTATSAGQKVLGMSRAVVRLA from the coding sequence ATGACGGCGAAGATCTCCTACGCCGACGTCGAGGTCGGCACCGAGCTGCCCGCGCAGACGTTCCCCGTGACCCGGGCGACCCTCGTCCGGTACGCGGGCGCCTCCGGCGACTTCAACCCCATCCACTGGAACGAGAAGTTCGCCAAGGAGGTCGGTCTGCCCGACGTCATCGCGCACGGCATGTTCACCATGGCCGAGGCGATCCGCGTGGTGACCGACTGGGCCGGGGATCCGGGCGCGGTCGTGGAGTACGGCGTCCGCTTCACCAAGCCGGTCGTCGTCCCGAACGACGAGCAGGGTGCCGTCATCGAGGTCAGCGGCAAGGTCGCGGCCAAGCTCGACGACAACACGGTCCGCGTGGACCTCACGGCGACCAGCGCCGGGCAGAAGGTGCTGGGGATGTCGCGGGCGGTCGTACGGCTGGCCTGA
- a CDS encoding TetR/AcrR family transcriptional regulator, which produces MVRMSAEERRESVIRAATAEFARGGYHGTSTEAIARRVGVSQPYLFRLFPGKKAIFLAASERCSQDVIRMFTEAAEGLEGEEALHAMASAYMRTIAERPEVMQMQMQTYLAVAAAEQEGDHEFGASVRAGWLRLWDTVHLALGADVGETTTFMAYGMLINCVTAMGFPPEHPIWEGLHPSARPVRPPEG; this is translated from the coding sequence ATGGTCAGGATGAGCGCAGAGGAGAGGCGCGAGAGCGTCATCCGCGCGGCGACCGCCGAGTTCGCGCGCGGCGGCTACCACGGCACGTCGACCGAGGCGATCGCGAGGCGGGTCGGTGTCTCGCAGCCGTACCTCTTCCGGCTCTTCCCGGGCAAGAAGGCCATCTTCCTGGCGGCGTCGGAGCGCTGCTCGCAGGACGTCATCCGCATGTTCACGGAGGCCGCCGAGGGCCTGGAGGGCGAAGAGGCCCTGCACGCCATGGCGAGCGCCTACATGAGGACCATCGCGGAACGGCCCGAGGTGATGCAGATGCAGATGCAGACGTATCTCGCCGTGGCCGCCGCGGAGCAGGAGGGCGACCACGAGTTCGGCGCATCGGTGCGCGCCGGCTGGCTGCGGCTGTGGGACACCGTCCACCTGGCGCTGGGGGCCGATGTCGGCGAGACGACGACCTTCATGGCGTACGGGATGCTCATCAACTGTGTGACGGCCATGGGGTTCCCGCCGGAGCACCCGATCTGGGAGGGGCTCCACCCGTCGGCGCGACCCGTGCGCCCGCCGGAGGGCTGA
- a CDS encoding MFS transporter: MAQQTERRGSAAWALVITSVAGFMAALDNLVVTTALPSIREDLGGALHDLEWTVSAYTLTFAVLLMFGAALGDRFGRRRLFVAGLAVFTVASAAAAMAPGIDSLIAARAVQGAGAAVMMPLTLTLLTAAVPEARRGTAYGIWGAVNGLAVACGPLVGGSLTEHISWQWIFWLNVPLGVLLIPLARLRLAESHGTGAPLDLPGTLLASGGLFGIVYGLVRGPVDGWTGTVVLTGLFAGPALLVGFVLYSTRARNPMLPMRLFRSRAFAGINAASLLMFLGMFGSIFLLSQYMQGVLGYSPTEAGLRMLPWTGMPMLVAPVAGILSDRVGGRPVVAAGLFLQALGLAHLAVVATAGASYAVQLPGLVVSGVGMALFFAPASNLVMSSVRPKEQGVASGANNALREVGGALGVAVMASIFSAQGGYESARSFVDGMRPALITGSAAVALAGVAALLIPARRPARPSGPPAARTAGPVLENAS; encoded by the coding sequence ATGGCACAGCAGACCGAGCGCCGCGGATCAGCCGCCTGGGCACTCGTCATCACCAGCGTCGCCGGATTCATGGCGGCCCTCGACAACCTCGTCGTCACCACCGCCCTGCCCTCCATCCGCGAGGACCTGGGCGGAGCCCTGCACGACCTCGAATGGACCGTGAGCGCCTACACGCTCACCTTCGCCGTCCTGCTGATGTTCGGCGCGGCCCTCGGCGACCGCTTCGGCCGCCGCCGGCTCTTCGTCGCCGGTCTCGCCGTCTTCACCGTGGCGTCCGCCGCCGCGGCCATGGCACCCGGCATCGACTCCCTCATCGCCGCCCGCGCGGTCCAGGGCGCCGGGGCCGCGGTCATGATGCCCCTCACCCTCACCCTGCTGACGGCCGCCGTGCCCGAGGCGCGCCGCGGGACGGCCTACGGCATCTGGGGCGCCGTCAACGGACTCGCCGTCGCCTGCGGACCGCTCGTCGGCGGCAGCCTCACCGAACACATCTCCTGGCAGTGGATCTTCTGGCTGAACGTCCCGCTGGGCGTGCTCCTCATCCCGCTCGCCCGCCTGCGCCTCGCCGAGTCCCACGGCACCGGCGCCCCGCTCGACCTGCCCGGCACCCTGCTCGCCAGCGGCGGCCTGTTCGGCATCGTCTACGGACTGGTCCGCGGCCCCGTCGACGGCTGGACCGGCACCGTCGTCCTGACCGGTCTGTTCGCCGGGCCGGCGCTGCTCGTCGGCTTCGTCCTCTACAGCACCCGCGCCAGGAACCCCATGCTGCCGATGCGGCTGTTCCGCTCCCGTGCCTTCGCCGGCATCAACGCGGCGAGCCTGCTGATGTTCCTCGGCATGTTCGGCTCGATCTTCCTGCTCAGCCAGTACATGCAGGGCGTGCTCGGCTACTCGCCCACCGAGGCCGGCCTGCGGATGCTGCCCTGGACCGGCATGCCGATGCTCGTCGCCCCCGTCGCCGGCATCCTCTCCGACCGCGTCGGCGGCCGTCCGGTCGTCGCCGCCGGGCTCTTCCTCCAGGCCCTCGGCCTCGCCCACCTGGCCGTGGTGGCGACCGCCGGGGCCTCCTACGCCGTCCAGCTGCCCGGCCTGGTCGTCAGCGGCGTCGGCATGGCCCTGTTCTTCGCCCCGGCCTCCAACCTGGTGATGTCCAGCGTCCGGCCGAAGGAGCAGGGCGTCGCCTCCGGCGCGAACAACGCCCTGCGCGAGGTGGGCGGCGCCCTCGGCGTCGCGGTCATGGCGTCGATCTTCTCGGCCCAGGGCGGTTACGAGTCCGCCCGGTCGTTCGTCGACGGCATGCGCCCCGCGCTGATCACCGGCTCCGCGGCGGTCGCCCTCGCGGGAGTCGCCGCCCTGCTCATACCGGCCCGCAGGCCCGCCCGTCCCAGCGGACCCCCGGCCGCCCGCACGGCCGGACCGGTCCTGGAGAACGCCTCCTGA
- a CDS encoding DUF3291 domain-containing protein: MPTLPWTVPNTPPPHTEVHVFASRFETRTLWGALRFFLKTPGVWRQVSRAPGAYGASLKAQPLRRTFWTLSAWESPEALRAFARSGPHGPASRSLARQMREAKFAGWTAKSDDLPVDWAEAVRRLG; encoded by the coding sequence ATGCCCACCCTGCCCTGGACCGTCCCGAACACCCCGCCGCCCCACACCGAGGTGCACGTCTTCGCCTCCCGCTTCGAGACCCGCACCCTGTGGGGAGCCCTGCGGTTCTTCCTGAAGACGCCCGGGGTGTGGCGGCAGGTGAGCAGGGCCCCCGGCGCCTACGGGGCGTCCCTGAAGGCGCAGCCGCTGCGGCGCACCTTCTGGACCCTCTCCGCCTGGGAGTCCCCGGAGGCCCTCCGCGCCTTCGCCCGCTCCGGCCCGCACGGACCCGCGTCCCGGAGCCTCGCCCGGCAGATGCGGGAGGCGAAGTTCGCCGGCTGGACGGCGAAGAGCGACGACCTCCCCGTCGACTGGGCCGAGGCCGTACGGCGCCTCGGCTGA
- a CDS encoding UDP-N-acetylmuramate dehydrogenase translates to MQELHDAPLAPLTTFRLGGPATRLVTATTDDEVIAAVREADDGGTPLLVIGGGSNLVIGDKGFDGTALVIATRGFALDGTRLELVAGEVWTDAVARTVEAGLAGVECLAGIPGSAGATPIQNVGAYGQEVSSTITEVVAYDRRARETVTLTNEECAFSYRHSRFKADPERYVVLRVRFDLEDAGGLSGPLRYAETARALGVEPGERVPLATARETVLKLRAGKGMVLDPEDHDTWSAGSFFTNPILDDEEFAAFRARVRQRLGADAEPPAYPAGEGRTKTSAAWLIDKAGFTKGYGDGPARISTKHTLALTNRGDATTEDLLALAREVVAGVREAFGVTLVNEPVTVGVSL, encoded by the coding sequence GTGCAGGAACTCCACGACGCCCCCCTCGCCCCGCTGACCACCTTCCGGCTGGGCGGCCCCGCCACCCGCCTGGTCACCGCGACGACCGACGACGAGGTGATCGCCGCGGTCCGCGAGGCCGACGACGGCGGTACGCCCCTGCTGGTCATCGGCGGCGGCTCGAACCTGGTCATCGGCGACAAGGGCTTCGACGGCACCGCGCTCGTCATCGCCACCCGGGGCTTCGCCCTGGACGGCACGCGCCTGGAACTCGTGGCCGGAGAGGTGTGGACCGACGCCGTCGCCCGCACCGTGGAGGCGGGGCTGGCCGGCGTCGAGTGCCTGGCGGGCATCCCCGGCTCGGCGGGCGCGACCCCGATCCAGAACGTCGGCGCGTACGGGCAGGAGGTCTCCTCCACCATCACCGAGGTCGTCGCCTACGATCGCCGGGCCCGCGAGACGGTCACCCTCACGAACGAGGAGTGCGCCTTCTCCTACCGCCACAGCCGCTTCAAGGCCGACCCCGAGCGCTACGTCGTCCTGCGCGTCCGCTTCGACCTGGAGGACGCCGGCGGCCTCTCCGGTCCCCTCCGGTACGCCGAGACGGCCCGCGCCCTCGGCGTCGAACCGGGCGAGCGCGTCCCCCTGGCCACGGCCCGCGAGACGGTCCTGAAGCTCCGTGCCGGAAAGGGCATGGTCCTGGACCCCGAGGACCACGACACCTGGTCGGCCGGCTCCTTCTTCACCAACCCGATCCTCGACGACGAGGAGTTCGCGGCCTTCCGGGCGCGCGTGCGGCAGCGACTGGGCGCCGACGCCGAGCCCCCCGCGTACCCGGCGGGGGAGGGCCGCACCAAGACCTCCGCGGCCTGGCTGATCGACAAGGCGGGCTTCACCAAGGGCTACGGCGACGGCCCGGCCCGCATCTCCACCAAGCACACCCTCGCCCTCACCAACCGGGGCGACGCGACCACCGAGGACCTGCTGGCGCTCGCCCGCGAGGTCGTGGCCGGGGTGCGCGAGGCCTTCGGCGTCACCCTGGTCAACGAGCCGGTGACCGTCGGCGTGAGCCTCTGA